GTCACCGTCACCGCGCTCGACCAGCCGGAGGTGGGTGGGGCGGGGCGGCGGCGTGGCGCGGGCCCGGCTCGCCACCAAGCGCCACACGCCGGCGGGGGGACCTGACCGCTCGCCGACCTGGGAGCGCGGATGGTGGCGCGAGCACGATCACCGTCACCGCCCGTGATGCGAGCGGCAACCCCGTCGCCGGGGCGACCGTCGTGATCGCCGCGGGCGGCGCCGGCAACACCGTCACGCAGCCGGCCGCCGTCACTGACGCCAATGGCGAGGCGACGGGCAGCGTCGCGTCGACCGTCGTCGGTGACAAGGAGATCTCGGCCACCATCGACGGCACGCCGGTCACCGACACCGCGACGGTCACCGTCACGGTCGGCGCGCTCTCCACCGCGGCGTCCACGCTCACGCTCTCTGCCGACGCGCTCAGTGCCGACGGCGGCACCAGCTCGGTCACCGTCACCGCGCTCGATCAGAACGGCAACCCGATCAGCGGCCTGACGGTCGTGCTCGCCGCCACCGGCACCGGCAATACCATCATCCAGCCGCCGACCGTGACCGACGTGAACGGCCAGGCCGCTGGTCTCTTCTCGTCCACGGGCGCCGGCGCGCACGTCATCAGCGCCACCATCGATGCCACGCCGATCACGGCGATCGACACGGTGGTGGTGACGCCGGGTGCGGTCTCCGACGCGGCCTCCACGGTCGCGATCTCGCCGTCGTCGATCACTTCCGGCGGCTCGACGACCGTGACCGTCACGGCCCTCGACGCGAACGGCAATCCGGTCGCGGGCCAGACGGTCACGATCGCCGCCACGGGCGCCGACGCGGTCGTCACGCAGCCCCTCGCCGTCACCGACGCCGCCGGCGTTGCCACCGGCTCGGTGAGCGCCACCGTCGTCGGCAGCAAGACGATCTCGGCGACCATCGGCGCGACGGCGGTCACGCAGACGCAGGACCTCACGGTCACCGCGGCCGCCGTCTCCGCGGCGACCTCCACCGTGTCGGCGTCCCCCACCGCGATCAGCGCCGACGGCGGCACGAGCACGATCACCGTCACCGCGCGCGATGCGAGCAACAACCCCGTGGTCGGCGCGACGGTGGTCATCGCCGCGACCGGAGTCGACAACACGATCACGCAGCCGCTCGCGGTCACCGACGCCAACGGCGAGGCGACCGGCACCGTCGCGTCGACCGCCGTCGGCGACAAGGCGATCTCGGCGACCATCGATGGCACGCCCGTCACCGACACCGCGACGGTGACGGTCATCGCCGGCGCGCTCTCCACCACCGTGTCAACGCTCACGGTCTCCGACGACACCCTCAGTGCCGACGGCGGCGCGAGCACCATCACCATCACCGCGCTCGATGACTACGGCAATCCGATCAGTGGTCGGAGCGTCGTGCTCGCCGCGACCGGCACGGGGGTCTCGCTGACCCAGCCGGCAGGCGTCACCGATGCGGCAGGTCAGGTGACCGGCACGTTCGCCTCGACCGCCGCCGGATCGCACACCGTGAGCGCGACGATCGACGGCGATGCGATCACCGCGACCGCCGACATCGTCATCGTGCCGGGCGCGGTCTCCGCGGCGCAGACGCTCGTCGACGCCTCGCCCACGTCGATCACGAGCGACGCGGAGGTGAGCACCATCACCGTGACCGCGCGTGACGCGAACGACAACCCGATCCCCGGCGCGACCGTCGTGCTCGCGGCGACCGGCGCCGGCAATGCGATCACGCAGCCCGCGGGCACCACCAACGCGAGCGGCGTCGCGGCCGGCTCGCTCGCGTCGACGGCCGTCGGTGCCAAGGTCGTCTCGGCGACCGTCAACGGCGTCGCGATCACCGCGGAGCCGACCGTCACGGTGACCGTCGGGGTGGTCAGCGCGGGCGTCTCGACGCTCGTCGCCGACTCGGCCACGCTCGCGGCCGGCGGCGGGAGCACGATCATCACGGTGACCGCGCGCGATGCCGGCGGCAATCCGATCGAGGGTGCGACGGTGGTGCTCGCGGCGACGGGGACGGGCAATACCCTCACGCAGCCGGCGATCACCACCGGCGCTGATGGGACCGCGACCGGAACCCTCAGCTCCACC
This window of the Gemmatimonadota bacterium genome carries:
- a CDS encoding Ig-like domain-containing protein codes for the protein MIAAGGAGNTVTQPAAVTDANGEATGSVASTVVGDKEISATIDGTPVTDTATVTVTVGALSTAASTLTLSADALSADGGTSSVTVTALDQNGNPISGLTVVLAATGTGNTIIQPPTVTDVNGQAAGLFSSTGAGAHVISATIDATPITAIDTVVVTPGAVSDAASTVAISPSSITSGGSTTVTVTALDANGNPVAGQTVTIAATGADAVVTQPLAVTDAAGVATGSVSATVVGSKTISATIGATAVTQTQDLTVTAAAVSAATSTVSASPTAISADGGTSTITVTARDASNNPVVGATVVIAATGVDNTITQPLAVTDANGEATGTVASTAVGDKAISATIDGTPVTDTATVTVIAGALSTTVSTLTVSDDTLSADGGASTITITALDDYGNPISGRSVVLAATGTGVSLTQPAGVTDAAGQVTGTFASTAAGSHTVSATIDGDAITATADIVIVPGAVSAAQTLVDASPTSITSDAEVSTITVTARDANDNPIPGATVVLAATGAGNAITQPAGTTNASGVAAGSLASTAVGAKVVSATVNGVAITAEPTVTVTVGVVSAGVSTLVADSATLAAGGGSTIITVTARDAGGNPIEGATVVLAATGTGNTLTQPAITTGADGTATGTLSSTDPGAKVITATIDGTPVTQDATVTVVIGPPSLATSQVTVSAATMTTDESVTVTVQLRDIAGNALSTSGGTVALATT